The following are encoded together in the Culex pipiens pallens isolate TS chromosome 1, TS_CPP_V2, whole genome shotgun sequence genome:
- the LOC120414162 gene encoding sphingomyelin phosphodiesterase 4 — MDSAASRILEILNQPPMMRCPELGLLIDRASLRELQDIYPVLVNSIFGVNTGGGTGWGFRLMTRDTHPHDFDVLYNFFIPIGGPMFRLCYRLLSDSLKYELPVGMLPPKMQQMLESGRYSAFYSDIINIDPFRRQIVSLSLNAFDYFLFHFALHGTVPLQRLYPGAVPLGNEKAKTLYLILTAEYLCTFLPSHPDSVVLPQMVSGTIKVSSPAAIPVMQPTKSPKYLNLSAIHHHAPVAAAASASLQRSPNSSTIESSRTHCWRSESVLYIFVDCWLRIDVDDARELPSNEFIRCVRILVKQLHAFGNSAELDDSPMALLRQSAQPLMNVRMYGFLKSLISRWPLDSSFSDVLELWLSYIQPWRYTFNRDLSANFEMPINQRHENFIAENLIVYTQIFVQLIPRFERIDLSTLRNVMMLFRLLKVFSQGNLIDLLNQNEVIMSSNNNVALNNSTFNASAGHANLSGASNRSVHNNSTGGLNRSSGGAEWKSFNSSGRPGTPGNRSTGEPTDDSYVFLFGEHFTMLIEELLRKIYVSMLVAKENLRQMQQEKQNRYQGILKYVHMVIGYFDHDPVYSAMLQDRQKIPEILEVALQSLARMFQIPLTEEFFQGEAMQVDVTAFPEPSLNFTSHTNAADSTLSSQHSTTLSPQTMRQRQRQLRYTGDPALLPIQSTEFTFLVRFLHQCSAKLNFMFSAEMSELYHRPDLCGKLSRQILAPPMVTQTFDKSLGYCTLKRDQLGPRICLRGLASYKSAFVIVASFLAGYLMFNAPSYGFMLLVTVTFLYLFLRALVCDSQQQLGLPRQQREDSRAAMNVTY; from the exons ATGGATTCCGCCGCG TCCCGAATCCTGGAGATTCTCAACCAGCCGCCGATGATGCGCTGCCCGGAGCTGGGTCTGCTGATCGACCGGGCCAGCCTGCGGGAACTGCAGGACATTTACCCGGTGCTGGTCAACTCGATCTTCGGCGTCAACACCGGCGGCGGCACCGGCTGGGGCTTCCGGCTGATGACGCGGGACACGCACCCGCACGACTTTGACGTGCTGTACAACTTTTTCATCCCGATCGGAGGTCCGATGTTCCGGCTGTGCTACCGGCTGCTGAGCGATTCGCTCAAGTACGAGCTGCCGGTGGGGATGTTGCCG CCCAAAATGCAGCAAATGTTGGAGAGTGGCCGCTATTCCGCGTTTTACAGCGATATTATCAATATCGATCCTTTTAGAAGACAAATCGTGTCGCTTTCGTTGA ACGCCTTCGATTACTTCCTGTTTCACTTTGCGCTGCACGGGACGGTTCCGCTGCAGCGGCTGTACCCGGGCGCCGTTCCGCTGGGCAACGAGAAGGCCAAAACGCTGTACCTGATCCTGACGGCGGAGTATCTGTGCACCTTTCTGCCGAGCCACCCGGACTCGGTCGTGCTGCCCCAGATGGTGAGCGGCACCATCAAGGTTAGCTCGCCGGCGGCCATTCCCGTGATGCA GCCAACGAAATCGCCCAAGTACTTGAACCTGTCGGCGATCCATCATCACGCCCCGGTGGCCGCGGCGGCGTCGGCCTCTCTCCAGCGCAGCCCAAACAGCAGCACCATCGAGTCGTCCCGGACGCACTGCTGGCGGTCGGAGAGCGTGCTGTACATCTTCGTCGACTGCTGGCTCCGGATCGACGTGGACGACGCGCGAGAACTGCCGAGCAACGAGTTTATCCGGTGCGTTCGAATTTTGGTCAAGCAGCTGCACGCGTTCGGGAACAGTGCCGAGTTGGACGACAGTCCGATGGCGCTGCTGAGGCAGTCGGCCCAGCCGTTGATGAACGTGAGGATGTACGGGTTCTTGAAGTCGTTGATCTCGCGGTGGCCTCTGGACAGTTCGTTCTCGGACGTGCTGGAACTGTGGCTGAGCTACATCCAACCGTGGCGGTACACGTTCAACCGGGATTTGAGTGCCAACTTTGAGATGCCAATCAACCAGCGGCATGAGAACTTTATCGCCGAGAATTTGATCGTGTACACGCAGATCTTCGTCCAGCTGATCCCGCGCTTCGAGCGAATCGATCTCTCGACGCTGCGCAACGTAATGATGCTGTTCCGACTGCTCAAGGTCTTTAGCCAGGGCAACCTCATCGATCTACTAAACCAGAACGAGGTCATCATGTCGTCCAACAACAACGTGGCGCTCAACAATTCCACCTTCAACGCATCCGCCGGGCACGCGAATTTGTCTGGGGCGTCCAATCGAAGTGTCCACAACAACAGCACCGGCGGCCTGAATCGCTCGTCCGGCGGCGCCGAATGGAAATCGTTCAACTCCAGCGGCCGACCCGGAACGCCCGGCAATCGCTCGACCGGCGAACCAACCGACGACAGCTACGTCTTCCTGTTTGGTGAACACTTTACCATGCTGATCGAGGAACTGCTCCGCAAGATCTACGTCTCCATGCTGGTGGCCAAGGAGAACCTGCGCCAGATGCAGCAGGAAAAGCAGAACCGCTACCAGGGCATCCTCAAGTACGTCCACATGGTAATCGGATACTTTGACCACGATCCAGTCTACTCCGCAATGCTACAAGACCGGCAGAAAATCCCCGAAATCCTCGAAGTCGCGCTCCAATCCCTCGCCCGTATGTTCCAAATCCCGCTCACCGAAGAGTTCTTCCAAGGGGAAGCCATGCAGGTGGACGTAACCGCCTTCCCCGAACCCTCACTCAACTTCACCTCGCACACCAATGCCGCCGACTCCACGCTCAGCTCGCAACACTCCACCACACtctccccgcaaaccatgcgcCAACGCCAACGTCAACTCCGCTACACCGGCGACCCGGCCCTCCTCCCCATCCAAAGCACCGAGTTCACCTTCCTCGTCCGCTTCCTCCACCAGTGTTCCGCCAAGCTCAACTTCATGTTCAGCGCCGAAATGAGCGAACTCTACCACCGGCCGGATCTGTGCGGCAAGCTGAGTCGCCAGATCCTGGCCCCGCCCATGGTGACGCAAACGTTCGACAAGTCGCTCGGCTATTGCACGCTCAAGCGGGACCAGCTCGGGCCGCGGATCTGCCTGCGTGGGCTCGCCTCGTACAAGTCGGCGTTCGTGATTGTGGCGTCGTTTTTGGCCGGCTATCTGATGTTTAACGCGCCCAGCTACGGTTTTATGCTGCTGGTTACGGTTACGTTTCTGTACTTGTTTTTGAGGGCGCTGGTGTGCGATAGTCAGCAGCAGCTGGGGTTGCCGCGGCAGCAACGGGAGGATTCGAGAGCGGCGATGAACGTAACTTACTGA